The Segatella hominis genome includes a region encoding these proteins:
- a CDS encoding PDDEXK nuclease domain-containing protein — protein MNEIINANTDLLPDGYAEWRKDIEHLIEVAKLRTAINVNADTLALYWTLGKRILAQQRQLGWGANIISKLSVDLSQKFPNDRGYSLSNLKSMRRFAEAYPDFPFLQVPLAKMENIPIGQVVLDQFKEDDKGFVQVPLAQITWYHHISLLSKVKDIAERAYYITETAQNGWSRDVMLMQIANGYIHAKGHAINNFEQTLPPLQSDLAKYIFKDPYNFSFLGTVALQNELDIEKTLTSKITDFLLEMGRGFAYIGRQYHISVDGDDYYIDLLMYHLKLHCYVVVELKAVEFKPEFVSKLNFYISAVDDMVKSPEDKPTIGLLLCRTKSNKKAEFSLRGITQPMGIAQYETEKLFADVASALPQIEEIENKMEEE, from the coding sequence ATGAATGAAATTATTAACGCAAATACCGATTTGCTGCCTGATGGTTATGCAGAATGGCGCAAAGACATAGAGCATCTTATAGAGGTAGCAAAACTACGTACCGCAATTAATGTCAATGCTGACACATTGGCGTTATATTGGACTTTGGGCAAACGAATTTTAGCACAGCAGAGACAATTAGGCTGGGGAGCAAATATCATATCAAAATTATCTGTTGATTTATCCCAAAAGTTCCCTAATGATAGAGGATACTCTTTGAGTAATCTCAAAAGTATGAGACGTTTCGCTGAAGCGTATCCAGATTTTCCATTTTTGCAAGTGCCGCTTGCAAAAATGGAAAATATTCCAATTGGTCAAGTGGTACTTGACCAATTTAAAGAAGATGACAAAGGCTTTGTGCAAGTTCCACTTGCACAAATTACTTGGTATCATCACATTTCGCTTCTATCGAAAGTAAAAGACATTGCCGAACGAGCTTATTACATTACAGAAACTGCGCAGAATGGGTGGAGTCGTGATGTGATGCTTATGCAGATAGCAAATGGATATATCCATGCTAAAGGGCATGCAATCAATAACTTTGAGCAAACCTTGCCACCTCTTCAGTCCGATTTGGCGAAGTATATTTTTAAAGACCCATACAATTTTAGTTTTTTGGGTACAGTGGCACTCCAAAATGAGCTTGACATTGAGAAAACATTGACAAGCAAGATTACAGACTTTCTCCTTGAAATGGGACGTGGCTTTGCATACATTGGCAGGCAATACCACATTTCGGTAGATGGTGATGACTACTATATCGACTTGCTGATGTACCATCTCAAACTGCATTGCTATGTTGTTGTGGAGTTAAAAGCCGTGGAGTTCAAACCTGAGTTCGTTAGCAAACTGAACTTCTATATTTCTGCTGTTGACGACATGGTAAAGTCACCTGAAGACAAGCCTACCATTGGCTTGCTTCTCTGCCGTACTAAGAGCAACAAGAAAGCAGAGTTCTCGCTTCGTGGCATTACTCAACCAATGGGCATTGCACAATACGAAACAGAAAAACTCTTTGCTGATGTCGCTTCGGCTTTGCCACAGATAGAAGAAATAGAAAATAAAATGGAGGAAGAATAA
- a CDS encoding alcohol dehydrogenase produces MKAFTYIKQGVFGFTEKEKPILIDEHDAIVRVTMSSICTSDLHIKHGSVPRAVPGITVGHEMVGVVDEVGEKVTHVKPGDRVTVNVETYCGECFYCQHGYVNNCTSPHGGWALGCRIDGGQTEYVRVPYATTGLNRIPDNVSDEQALFVGDILATGFWATRISEIKEEDTVLIIGAGPTGVCCLLCTLLKNPQKIIVCEKSEARRAFIKEHYPQVLVVEPEDCEAFVKEQSLHGGADVVMEVAGGPDTFQLAWQCARPNAIVTIVAMYDKPQLLPLPDMYGKNLIFKTGGVDGCDCEEILHLISQGRIDTTPLITHRFPLSKIEEAYDIFENRKDGVIKVAIYPDEK; encoded by the coding sequence ATGAAAGCATTTACTTATATTAAACAAGGTGTATTTGGCTTCACCGAAAAGGAGAAACCTATCCTGATAGATGAACACGATGCCATCGTGAGAGTAACCATGAGCAGTATCTGTACCAGCGATCTGCATATCAAGCATGGTTCTGTTCCTCGTGCCGTTCCCGGAATTACTGTGGGACATGAAATGGTGGGTGTCGTAGATGAAGTAGGGGAGAAAGTAACTCATGTGAAACCGGGCGATAGAGTAACTGTGAATGTGGAAACATACTGCGGGGAATGCTTCTACTGCCAACATGGATATGTGAACAATTGTACTTCTCCTCATGGCGGTTGGGCTTTGGGCTGTCGTATCGATGGCGGGCAGACCGAATATGTAAGGGTTCCTTATGCCACCACGGGCTTAAACAGGATTCCTGACAATGTAAGTGATGAGCAGGCACTCTTTGTTGGTGATATCCTTGCCACAGGTTTCTGGGCAACAAGGATTTCTGAAATCAAGGAAGAAGATACAGTTTTGATTATCGGAGCAGGACCTACGGGAGTGTGCTGTTTGCTTTGCACGTTGTTGAAGAATCCGCAGAAAATCATCGTTTGCGAGAAGTCAGAAGCCAGAAGAGCTTTTATCAAGGAGCATTATCCGCAGGTTTTGGTGGTAGAACCAGAGGATTGCGAGGCTTTTGTCAAGGAACAGAGTTTGCACGGTGGTGCGGATGTGGTGATGGAGGTAGCAGGCGGTCCTGATACTTTCCAGTTGGCATGGCAATGTGCCCGTCCTAATGCGATAGTTACCATTGTGGCGATGTACGATAAACCTCAGCTCTTACCTCTCCCAGATATGTATGGCAAAAATCTCATCTTCAAGACTGGTGGTGTAGATGGTTGCGACTGCGAGGAAATCCTGCATCTGATATCTCAGGGCAGGATAGACACCACTCCTCTCATCACCCACCGTTTCCCTCTTTCAAAAATCGAAGAAGCCTACGATATCTTTGAAAACAGAAAAGATGGAGTTATTAAAGTTGCGATATATCCGGATGAGAAATAA
- a CDS encoding rhamnogalacturonan acetylesterase, with product MSANVKAQTFDVDLSKQNPKSYAVEVPDGNYKVTVVLGSKKKAAKTVVRAEARRLMVDEISTKKGKFQTVQFIVNKRSPKISDKMNVRIKPREKGTPDWDDKLTLDFYGAAPAVKQVKIERDTTATTIFLCGNSTVVDQAHEPYASWGQMIPRWFGPEVAISNHAESGLTAGSFLASNRLEKVLAMMKKGDYVICEFGHNDQKEKTPGSGAWYNFSYNLKQYIDKVRAKGGNIIFVTPTQRRFFDKATRSKIQETHGDYPDAMRAVAKREGVPVIELHDMTRTFFETLGYENSKKSLVHYPANTYPNQPKALEDNTHFNPYGAYEVAKMVVMGMKQLHLPFLKYLRPDWQDFNPAQPDDFNKFLWYPSTDLDVTKPDGN from the coding sequence ATGTCCGCAAATGTGAAAGCCCAGACTTTCGATGTAGATCTGAGTAAGCAAAATCCTAAAAGTTACGCAGTGGAAGTGCCTGATGGCAACTACAAGGTGACGGTTGTCCTCGGCTCCAAGAAAAAGGCTGCCAAGACGGTGGTGCGTGCTGAAGCCAGAAGACTCATGGTGGATGAAATCTCTACCAAGAAGGGTAAATTCCAGACTGTCCAGTTTATCGTCAACAAGCGTTCACCAAAGATTTCTGATAAGATGAACGTACGTATCAAACCTCGTGAGAAGGGCACACCTGACTGGGATGACAAGTTGACTCTTGACTTCTATGGTGCTGCTCCTGCTGTAAAACAGGTGAAGATAGAGCGTGACACGACTGCCACAACCATCTTCCTCTGTGGTAACTCAACCGTAGTGGATCAGGCTCATGAACCATACGCCAGTTGGGGGCAGATGATTCCACGCTGGTTTGGTCCGGAAGTAGCTATTTCCAATCATGCAGAGAGCGGATTGACAGCCGGATCCTTCTTAGCTTCCAACCGTCTGGAGAAAGTATTGGCCATGATGAAGAAGGGTGACTATGTGATTTGTGAGTTCGGACACAACGACCAGAAAGAGAAGACTCCAGGAAGTGGAGCCTGGTATAATTTCTCCTACAATCTGAAGCAGTATATAGATAAGGTACGCGCTAAGGGTGGAAACATCATCTTTGTGACTCCTACCCAGCGCCGTTTCTTTGACAAAGCTACCCGCAGCAAAATACAGGAAACGCATGGCGATTATCCTGATGCCATGAGAGCTGTGGCCAAAAGAGAGGGTGTGCCTGTCATCGAACTGCATGATATGACCCGTACTTTCTTCGAGACATTGGGCTATGAGAACAGTAAGAAATCGCTGGTTCACTATCCAGCCAACACTTATCCTAATCAGCCGAAGGCATTAGAGGATAATACCCACTTCAATCCATACGGAGCCTATGAGGTGGCCAAGATGGTGGTGATGGGAATGAAGCAGCTCCATCTGCCATTCCTGAAATATCTCCGTCCAGACTGGCAGGATTTCAATCCAGCCCAGCCTGACGACTTCAACAAGTTCCTTTGGTATCCATCCACAGACCTGGATGTTACCAAACCAGATGGAAATTAA
- a CDS encoding SusC/RagA family TonB-linked outer membrane protein: MQINNLTPCACRWILLSCCLTPPFFQSASAQNVNGETTPQTEIAVKQGFVEGKVFDGGDHEPMIGVTVAIEGTTNAVTTDIDGHFSLPVNKECNIVLSFIGYKKTVIRYTGNNQADFAKIMLKSEAQNIKDVVVTGVYRRKKESFTGSSATFKGDELKSVGAQNVLQSLKTLDPSFKIMDNALSGSNPNKMPDVEIRGKSSVAGLKEEYGSDPNQPLFILDGFETTLETVMNLNMNRVASVTLLKDAASTAIYGSKAANGVVVIETKAPVKGKLQISYKGDYSMDFADLSDYNLMNAREKLEFEKLAGVYKDNTNDPFNQIKLDNLYNSRLRDIEQGVNTYWLSVPLRTGFTHKHNVYAEGGEGNVRYGIGLNYGKVNGVMKGSDRQTLGGNLDLIYRTGKFQFSNKLSIDYLETNNPTVSFAEYAQANPYYKKYGENGKINKYLYYPEDGLNDYPVSNPLWNAHLNNYDKGQRFGFTNNFIAEWFATDDLRVRGKFGITKYDDTQDQRLSPEHTDFDDKEATQKGLFKHSLQKYLYYEGDLSATYGKLIAEKHQINAVLGFNFSNTSSKTNGYSATGFTDDQFDAPSFANNYPTGGKPSYRENIKHASSFYLNGGYAYDNRYLLDFNLRNDGASMFGTDNRFRTTWSVGLGWNIHNEKWMQENDIFQMLKLRASVGNPGNQNFSAYQAYTTYMFNSLMTNVFGTGVIINGLGNNDLAWQETINYNIGADITTLGNRLNLTLDYYIKNTDPLLAIITTPGSMGVTSEALNAGKQKTNGWEATIKFSPIYMPHERINWNISVSATHSKSKYANIGNAFSALNESGKTGLHNTTRYYDGGSPTAIWAVRSAGIDPATGKELFIKRDGTYSFTYDANDEVVCGDTEPDVEGLLGTTFYYKGFSFSCYFRYQYGGQLFNSSLFDKVENIGTADVYNNQDRRALYDRWSINNRNAQFKGISMVQKTDKSSRFVMDENTLTCESINLGYEFPLNIAKKFGMQALSVQANMNDIFRWSTVKAERGIDYPFARTVSFSIGATF, encoded by the coding sequence ATGCAAATAAACAATTTAACTCCATGCGCTTGCCGCTGGATTTTGCTGAGTTGTTGTCTTACCCCTCCATTCTTTCAGTCTGCATCCGCACAGAATGTAAATGGAGAAACAACTCCACAAACAGAGATCGCTGTGAAGCAAGGATTTGTTGAGGGTAAGGTGTTTGATGGCGGTGACCATGAACCGATGATTGGCGTTACCGTGGCCATCGAAGGTACTACTAACGCTGTAACAACGGATATCGACGGACATTTCTCCTTGCCAGTCAACAAGGAATGCAACATCGTACTTTCTTTTATCGGTTATAAGAAAACAGTCATTCGATATACGGGTAACAACCAAGCCGACTTTGCCAAAATCATGTTGAAGTCGGAAGCTCAGAACATCAAAGACGTGGTGGTCACTGGTGTCTATCGCCGTAAGAAGGAGAGCTTCACCGGTTCTTCTGCTACTTTCAAGGGCGATGAACTCAAGAGCGTGGGTGCACAGAACGTGCTCCAGAGTTTGAAGACCCTCGACCCTTCTTTCAAAATCATGGATAATGCCCTCTCCGGTTCCAACCCTAACAAGATGCCGGATGTGGAAATCCGTGGTAAGTCGAGCGTGGCTGGTCTGAAAGAGGAATATGGTTCTGACCCTAATCAGCCTCTCTTTATCCTCGATGGTTTCGAGACAACTCTGGAAACCGTGATGAACCTCAATATGAACAGAGTAGCCTCAGTTACTCTGCTCAAGGACGCTGCATCTACTGCCATCTATGGTTCCAAGGCTGCAAATGGCGTGGTAGTCATCGAGACCAAGGCGCCTGTTAAGGGTAAACTGCAGATTTCCTACAAGGGAGACTACAGCATGGACTTTGCCGACCTCTCTGATTACAACCTGATGAACGCTCGTGAAAAATTGGAGTTTGAGAAATTAGCTGGTGTATATAAGGACAATACCAACGATCCTTTCAACCAGATTAAACTGGATAATCTCTACAATTCCCGTCTCCGCGACATCGAGCAGGGTGTGAATACCTATTGGCTCAGTGTGCCGCTGCGCACCGGTTTTACCCACAAGCACAATGTATATGCTGAGGGTGGAGAAGGTAACGTGAGATATGGTATTGGATTGAACTACGGAAAAGTGAACGGTGTGATGAAGGGTTCCGACCGACAGACTTTGGGCGGTAACCTCGACCTGATCTACCGTACAGGCAAGTTCCAGTTTAGCAACAAACTCTCCATCGACTATCTGGAGACCAACAATCCTACGGTAAGTTTCGCTGAATATGCCCAGGCTAACCCTTATTACAAGAAGTATGGGGAAAATGGAAAGATCAACAAATATCTCTATTATCCGGAAGATGGATTGAACGACTATCCTGTATCAAACCCTCTCTGGAATGCCCATCTCAACAATTATGACAAGGGACAGCGCTTCGGCTTTACCAACAATTTCATCGCCGAGTGGTTTGCCACAGATGACCTCCGTGTGCGTGGCAAGTTTGGTATCACCAAGTATGATGATACCCAGGATCAGCGACTCTCTCCAGAGCATACAGACTTCGATGATAAGGAAGCAACCCAGAAGGGACTGTTCAAGCACAGCCTGCAGAAATATCTCTATTACGAGGGAGACCTTTCTGCAACTTATGGTAAACTGATAGCCGAAAAGCATCAGATTAACGCCGTTTTGGGATTCAACTTCAGCAATACCAGCAGCAAGACAAATGGCTATTCGGCTACAGGTTTTACGGACGACCAATTTGACGCTCCATCCTTTGCCAACAACTACCCTACTGGTGGCAAGCCAAGTTACCGTGAGAACATCAAGCATGCATCCAGTTTCTATCTGAATGGCGGATATGCTTACGACAACCGCTATCTGCTGGATTTCAACCTGCGTAACGACGGCGCCTCTATGTTTGGCACCGACAACCGTTTCCGCACCACCTGGTCTGTGGGTCTGGGTTGGAATATCCACAATGAGAAGTGGATGCAGGAGAATGATATCTTCCAGATGCTGAAGCTGCGTGCCTCTGTGGGTAACCCAGGTAACCAGAACTTCTCGGCTTATCAGGCTTACACCACCTATATGTTCAACAGTCTGATGACTAACGTATTCGGTACCGGTGTCATCATCAATGGCTTGGGTAATAACGACCTGGCTTGGCAGGAGACCATCAACTACAACATTGGAGCTGATATCACCACCTTAGGCAACCGTCTGAACCTGACGCTTGATTACTATATCAAGAATACAGACCCATTGCTCGCCATCATTACGACACCAGGTTCTATGGGCGTAACCAGCGAAGCTCTGAATGCCGGTAAGCAGAAAACCAACGGTTGGGAAGCCACCATCAAGTTCTCTCCTATCTACATGCCACACGAGCGCATCAACTGGAACATCTCCGTGAGCGCCACTCATTCCAAGTCGAAGTATGCCAACATCGGCAATGCCTTCAGTGCTTTGAATGAGAGCGGAAAGACGGGTCTTCACAACACTACCCGCTATTACGACGGAGGAAGTCCTACCGCCATCTGGGCAGTGCGTTCTGCGGGCATCGATCCAGCCACAGGTAAGGAGCTCTTCATCAAGCGCGACGGAACCTATTCGTTCACCTATGATGCCAACGACGAGGTGGTATGCGGTGATACCGAACCGGATGTAGAGGGTCTGTTGGGAACCACCTTCTATTATAAGGGATTCTCATTCAGCTGCTACTTCCGCTATCAGTATGGCGGCCAGCTCTTCAACAGTTCGCTCTTCGACAAGGTGGAGAACATCGGAACAGCTGATGTATATAACAACCAGGACCGCCGTGCCCTCTACGACCGCTGGAGCATCAACAACCGCAATGCACAGTTCAAGGGCATCTCTATGGTGCAGAAGACCGACAAGTCATCCCGCTTCGTGATGGATGAGAACACCCTCACCTGCGAGTCAATCAACTTAGGTTACGAGTTTCCACTCAACATCGCCAAGAAATTTGGCATGCAAGCCCTTTCCGTTCAGGCCAACATGAACGACATCTTCCGTTGGTCAACCGTGAAGGCAGAGCGAGGCATCGACTATCCGTTTGCCCGTACCGTGTCATTCTCTATAGGTGCAACATTCTAA
- a CDS encoding RagB/SusD family nutrient uptake outer membrane protein, producing MKKIIYSMIIACSTLMVSCDNWLEVKPYDQISEGELLKSEEGYQKMLNGVYIDLNSTALYGQSLSVEMIEVMGGAYTIGSDNSVWGNYKDLASYQYATEYWRNRLDQTWNKAYALILNCNKILETIDGNQNLFSGGNYYVVKGEALALRAMLHFDMLRLFGPVYSKDSDKKAIPYYNKQTNSPEPILTAKEVAEKVTADLEEARTLLANDPVKTEGTLMSGSQDGTSNFMRYRALRLNYYAVEALLARVYLYMGDKPDAFKYATDVIKTADQGIFPFVDKSLVTGSPADPDRIFSSEVLFALTNTSRGNIHKNFYDPSRLPNYVFRMDDNLMSNIVYGGAATTGGYQDDYRYRANWIATGSNRYFYKYSDMVANGSIQNTMIPMVRLGEMFLIAAESQSDNLANGLQYVNALRRNRGVANLQTLTPDLLKYEYIRELYGEGQLFYLYKRLNCDIITSSNKNKNPKASVLIFVVPLPDSETEN from the coding sequence ATGAAAAAGATAATATATTCAATGATTATAGCCTGCAGCACGCTGATGGTTTCGTGTGACAACTGGTTGGAGGTAAAACCTTACGACCAGATTTCGGAGGGCGAACTTCTCAAGTCTGAGGAAGGCTATCAGAAAATGCTCAATGGCGTTTATATCGATCTGAACAGTACTGCGCTCTACGGTCAGTCTCTCTCGGTAGAGATGATCGAGGTGATGGGCGGTGCCTACACCATCGGCAGCGACAACAGTGTATGGGGCAACTACAAGGACCTGGCGTCCTATCAGTATGCTACTGAATATTGGCGCAACCGATTGGATCAGACCTGGAACAAGGCATACGCCCTGATTCTCAACTGCAACAAGATTCTGGAGACCATTGATGGCAACCAGAACCTCTTCAGCGGTGGCAACTATTACGTTGTCAAGGGCGAGGCATTGGCTTTGCGCGCCATGCTTCATTTCGACATGCTGCGCCTTTTCGGTCCGGTTTATTCCAAGGACAGTGATAAGAAGGCTATACCTTATTATAATAAGCAGACCAATTCGCCTGAACCAATCCTTACCGCCAAAGAGGTGGCAGAGAAGGTGACAGCTGATTTGGAAGAAGCACGCACCCTGCTCGCCAACGACCCAGTGAAGACAGAAGGAACCCTGATGAGCGGTTCGCAGGACGGCACCAGCAACTTTATGCGCTATCGTGCACTTCGCCTGAATTATTATGCAGTGGAAGCACTCCTGGCTCGTGTATATCTCTACATGGGCGACAAGCCCGATGCGTTCAAGTATGCCACCGATGTCATTAAGACAGCCGACCAGGGCATCTTCCCATTTGTAGATAAGAGTCTTGTAACCGGTTCTCCAGCCGATCCAGACCGCATATTCTCGTCGGAAGTACTCTTCGCCCTGACCAATACCAGTCGTGGAAACATCCACAAGAATTTCTACGATCCATCCCGTCTGCCAAACTATGTATTCCGCATGGATGACAACCTGATGAGCAATATCGTATATGGCGGAGCTGCGACAACTGGCGGCTATCAAGACGACTACCGCTATCGTGCCAACTGGATAGCTACGGGAAGCAACCGATATTTCTACAAGTATAGTGACATGGTGGCCAACGGAAGCATTCAGAACACGATGATTCCGATGGTAAGATTGGGCGAGATGTTCCTGATTGCTGCAGAGAGTCAGAGCGACAATCTGGCTAACGGCTTGCAGTATGTGAATGCCCTGCGCAGAAACCGTGGTGTAGCAAACCTGCAGACCCTGACTCCAGACTTGCTGAAGTATGAGTATATCAGAGAGTTGTATGGCGAGGGACAGTTGTTCTATCTCTACAAGCGATTGAACTGCGACATCATCACCTCTTCTAACAAGAACAAGAATCCAAAGGCAAGCGTCTTGATCTTCGTGGTTCCATTGCCAGATTCTGAGACTGAGAACTGA
- a CDS encoding DUF4843 domain-containing protein has product MKYQIKNLLIGAMMVIAFGSCSEQEPDVFQDINGVYLNNRTNTNILQDKTNVTFVYEKGDEMQVPVKIQLVGRPSDQPREIALTVSSEDALEGVDYVLPEKAELPAGETTLEYMITLKRTAILKSQQKHIQVSLQPNAFFTLPVTEETTANGDVVTTLSYEIIFSDQFTTAPKAWKTDLLGDFTQQKFELACKVLELDPGDFNDESKMTLAMQSYVSSEMQSYVKEQQKLRNSGKTYDADAFDAQGNALAFYGE; this is encoded by the coding sequence ATGAAATATCAGATAAAAAACCTCTTAATTGGGGCGATGATGGTCATCGCATTCGGTTCATGCAGTGAGCAGGAGCCGGATGTATTCCAGGATATCAATGGCGTTTATCTCAACAATCGCACCAATACCAATATCCTGCAAGATAAGACTAACGTGACCTTCGTTTATGAAAAAGGCGACGAAATGCAGGTGCCGGTGAAGATTCAGTTGGTGGGCAGACCTTCCGACCAGCCTCGCGAGATTGCCCTGACAGTAAGTTCGGAGGATGCACTGGAAGGCGTGGATTATGTTCTTCCAGAGAAGGCTGAGTTGCCAGCAGGCGAAACAACCTTGGAGTATATGATTACCCTAAAGCGTACAGCCATTCTGAAATCGCAGCAGAAGCACATCCAGGTAAGTTTACAGCCAAATGCATTCTTCACCCTGCCCGTGACAGAGGAAACCACAGCTAATGGCGACGTGGTGACCACCCTGTCTTACGAGATTATCTTCTCCGACCAGTTTACCACAGCACCAAAGGCATGGAAAACTGATTTGCTCGGTGACTTCACTCAGCAGAAGTTTGAACTGGCATGCAAGGTACTGGAACTCGACCCAGGCGATTTCAACGATGAGTCGAAGATGACACTTGCCATGCAGAGCTATGTAAGTTCTGAAATGCAAAGCTATGTGAAGGAACAGCAGAAACTTCGCAACAGTGGCAAGACCTACGATGCCGATGCCTTCGATGCACAGGGCAATGCTTTAGCATTCTATGGTGAGTAA
- a CDS encoding PKD-like family lipoprotein yields the protein MRNYKIWAMALMMATMLAGCSQDEGNYDYHSLNEPTITGVPENISVLTHANIDLDPNLGDNITDLDAYNYEWKVINKSGDNEVTVLSNEKHLLQEMTLPAGEYILYFTATEKNTGLFWRQSYKLTVSDTTSEGWMVLCDVDGKTRLDIVSKITGQTYFDVLKTTGMPELNHPYRIQYAPNSGYTDSPFYLFTADGATRLSKNSFMWQKDYAFKYEVAKQQDLHPQSMVCDQSGMMRMIVSDGYAYSASNMGIQGLFAAVNKQPVLAPAVGANIGAASYASIYLLYDNVNKCFMSCCPFLPGLSLSDASYHTMKEMEEIATGYKGSEMVTGNAFSEYPTGMDFVYMENTKYDPGNALMGVTYTILRSGKKYEVYGIQLGDMLCYADCTFALGKAYYGDLSDCTDIAKATCFAFSSLKNYMYYAVGGTVYRVNLSEKPLKAERQFSFSGETITMMKFNFYQNSASANDYDLIVGTESSKGSGTLRIYNGMSSEGDFSKVIPTSYSGFGKIVDATYRERTN from the coding sequence ATGAGAAATTATAAAATATGGGCAATGGCTCTGATGATGGCTACCATGTTAGCTGGTTGCTCGCAAGACGAGGGCAACTACGACTATCACAGCCTGAACGAGCCTACTATTACGGGCGTGCCAGAGAACATCTCAGTGCTCACCCATGCCAACATCGACCTCGATCCAAATCTGGGCGATAACATCACCGACCTGGATGCCTACAACTATGAATGGAAGGTAATCAACAAGTCGGGCGATAATGAGGTAACGGTACTCAGCAACGAAAAACATCTCTTGCAGGAAATGACACTTCCTGCAGGAGAATATATCCTCTATTTCACCGCCACAGAGAAGAACACCGGTCTATTCTGGCGACAGAGCTACAAACTCACCGTGAGCGACACTACATCAGAGGGTTGGATGGTGCTTTGCGATGTGGATGGCAAGACCCGTCTCGACATCGTTTCAAAGATTACTGGTCAGACCTATTTCGATGTCCTCAAGACTACCGGAATGCCAGAGCTGAATCATCCTTATCGCATCCAGTATGCACCCAATAGCGGATATACTGACTCTCCATTCTATCTCTTTACAGCCGATGGCGCTACCCGTCTTTCAAAAAACAGTTTCATGTGGCAGAAAGACTATGCCTTCAAGTACGAGGTGGCGAAGCAGCAGGATCTGCATCCTCAAAGCATGGTATGCGACCAGAGCGGCATGATGAGAATGATTGTAAGTGATGGTTATGCCTACTCTGCTTCCAACATGGGAATCCAGGGACTCTTTGCTGCTGTCAACAAACAGCCGGTGCTTGCCCCTGCCGTGGGAGCCAACATCGGAGCCGCCTCTTATGCATCCATCTATCTTCTTTATGATAATGTAAACAAGTGCTTCATGTCCTGCTGTCCGTTCCTGCCAGGATTGTCGCTTTCAGACGCCTCTTATCACACCATGAAAGAGATGGAAGAGATTGCTACGGGCTATAAGGGTTCTGAGATGGTAACGGGAAATGCTTTTTCGGAATACCCTACCGGTATGGACTTCGTTTATATGGAGAATACTAAGTATGACCCGGGAAATGCATTGATGGGCGTCACCTATACCATACTCCGCAGCGGAAAGAAATATGAAGTGTATGGCATCCAGTTGGGCGATATGCTCTGTTATGCCGACTGCACATTCGCACTGGGCAAGGCATACTATGGCGACCTGAGCGACTGTACCGACATCGCCAAGGCTACCTGCTTCGCCTTCAGTTCGCTGAAGAACTATATGTATTATGCCGTGGGCGGCACAGTTTATCGTGTGAATCTCTCAGAGAAGCCATTGAAGGCAGAGCGCCAGTTTAGCTTCAGCGGCGAGACCATCACGATGATGAAGTTCAACTTCTATCAGAATTCCGCATCAGCCAATGATTACGATCTTATCGTGGGCACAGAGAGCAGTAAGGGTTCCGGCACACTCCGCATCTACAACGGCATGAGTTCAGAGGGCGACTTCTCCAAGGTAATCCCTACCAGCTATTCAGGCTTCGGCAAGATTGTGGATGCTACCTATCGCGAGCGTACCAACTAA